In Streptomyces chartreusis NRRL 3882, the following are encoded in one genomic region:
- a CDS encoding DMT family transporter, with product MRDARRTDLVLLLVAIVWGSSYLSAKTATSALPVLVVLFARYAISAIGSLALVATRGGPRRFTRREIRAGTLLGITQAAVLVLETYGVADTSAANAGLIISLTIVLTPLLDRAGGRGRLPLTFFAAAGSCVVAVGFLLSGTGLHAVRTGDLLMLAAAVVRAGHVALVGRLSVGGTLRPLQLTTVQTVVGTALFLAPVAADLDALAHSDAATWAQLVYLALFCGLFAFLSQTWAVQQTSASRASLLLGTEPIWAVVVGISLGGERLTFLAALGGALMVAGTYWGQAIERAHRSGVKRNTPALTAADAVPPEPSPTAT from the coding sequence ATGCGCGATGCCCGCCGTACCGACCTGGTACTTCTCCTTGTTGCGATCGTCTGGGGTTCCAGCTACCTCTCGGCGAAGACGGCCACCTCCGCCCTGCCGGTCCTCGTGGTGCTGTTCGCCCGGTATGCCATCTCCGCGATCGGCTCCCTCGCCCTGGTTGCCACCCGGGGTGGGCCCCGCCGCTTCACCCGCCGCGAGATCCGGGCCGGGACACTGCTGGGGATAACGCAAGCGGCGGTGCTGGTGCTGGAGACCTACGGGGTGGCGGACACCAGCGCCGCCAACGCGGGCCTGATCATCAGCCTGACCATCGTGCTGACGCCGCTGCTGGACCGTGCCGGTGGCCGCGGCAGGCTGCCCCTGACGTTCTTCGCGGCTGCCGGCTCGTGCGTCGTGGCCGTGGGGTTCCTGCTCTCCGGCACCGGACTGCACGCCGTACGCACCGGTGACCTGCTGATGCTCGCCGCCGCGGTCGTCCGGGCGGGACACGTGGCCCTCGTCGGACGGCTCTCCGTCGGCGGCACCCTGCGCCCCCTGCAGCTGACGACCGTCCAGACCGTCGTCGGCACCGCGCTCTTTCTGGCACCCGTCGCGGCCGACCTGGACGCGTTGGCCCACAGCGATGCCGCCACGTGGGCCCAGCTGGTCTACCTTGCCCTCTTCTGCGGGCTGTTCGCCTTCCTGTCCCAGACGTGGGCGGTGCAGCAGACGTCCGCGAGCCGTGCCAGCCTCCTGCTGGGCACGGAACCGATCTGGGCGGTGGTGGTCGGGATCAGCCTCGGCGGCGAACGGCTCACCTTTCTGGCCGCCCTCGGCGGGGCGCTCATGGTGGCCGGCACGTATTGGGGCCAGGCCATCGAGCGTGCCCACCGCAGCGGCGTCAAGCGGAACACCCCCGCCCTGACGGCAGCCGACGCCGTGCCTCCCGAACCCAGCCCGACGGCGACCTGA
- a CDS encoding ATP-binding cassette domain-containing protein, with protein MTTTTPASAIAAAGLRKSFGDKLVLDGIDLHVPEGTIFSLLGPNGAGKTTAVKILSTLITADAGDIRVGGHDLAADPQAVRAAIGVTGQFSAVDGLITGEENMLLMADLNHLSKREGRRVAAGLLERFDLTEAAKKPASTYSGGMKRRLDLAMTLVGSPRIIFLDEPTTGLDPRSRHNMWRIIRELVTGGVTVFLTTQYLEEADELADRIAVLHDGKIAAEGTAEELKRLVPGGHVRLRFTDPAAYQRAAVELREVTGDDEALALQIPSGGSQRELRSILDWLDSAGIEADELTVHTPDLDDVFFALTSPANVPNQPNEPNQPNQTEEKVR; from the coding sequence ATGACGACAACGACCCCCGCATCCGCCATCGCAGCCGCGGGGCTGCGGAAGTCCTTCGGGGACAAGCTGGTCCTCGACGGCATCGACCTGCACGTGCCCGAGGGCACGATCTTCTCGCTGCTCGGCCCGAACGGCGCCGGCAAGACCACCGCCGTCAAGATCCTCTCCACCCTCATCACGGCCGACGCCGGTGACATCCGTGTCGGCGGCCATGATCTCGCCGCCGACCCGCAGGCCGTGCGCGCCGCGATCGGTGTCACCGGACAGTTCTCCGCCGTCGACGGGCTGATCACCGGCGAGGAGAACATGCTTCTCATGGCGGACCTGAACCACCTGTCCAAGCGGGAGGGGCGGCGGGTGGCCGCCGGGCTGCTGGAGCGTTTCGACCTCACCGAGGCCGCCAAGAAGCCCGCCTCCACCTACTCCGGCGGCATGAAGCGGCGCCTCGATCTCGCCATGACCCTGGTCGGGAGCCCGCGCATCATCTTCCTCGACGAGCCGACCACCGGCCTCGACCCGCGCAGCCGCCACAACATGTGGCGGATCATCCGCGAGCTCGTGACGGGCGGCGTCACCGTTTTCCTCACCACGCAGTACCTGGAGGAGGCCGACGAGCTCGCCGACCGGATCGCGGTGCTCCACGACGGGAAGATCGCCGCCGAGGGCACCGCCGAGGAGCTGAAGCGGCTCGTCCCGGGCGGACACGTCCGGCTCCGCTTCACCGACCCGGCCGCGTACCAGCGCGCCGCCGTCGAGCTGCGCGAGGTCACCGGGGACGACGAGGCGCTGGCGCTGCAGATCCCCAGCGGCGGCAGCCAGCGCGAGCTGCGCTCCATCCTCGACTGGCTGGATTCGGCAGGCATCGAGGCGGACGAGCTGACCGTGCACACCCCCGACCTCGACGACGTGTTCTTCGCCCTGACCAGCCCCGCCAACGTCCCCAACCAGCCGAACGAGCCGAACCAGCCGAACCAGACCGAGGAGAAGGTCCGATGA
- a CDS encoding ABC transporter permease — MSTPPAPARPTRISLAVRDSNTMLRRNLLHAWRYPSGTLNLLLTPIMMLLLFVYIFGDVMSAGIGGGGADRSEYIAYVVPGILLMTIGSTVIGAAVYVSMDMTEGLIARFRTMAVYRGSVLVGHVVGSVLQSVASVVLVGAVGVAIGFRSTDATALEWLAAFGLIALFALALTWIAVGMGMASPNPEAASNMAMPLILLPLISSAFIPADTMPGWFQPIAEYQPFTPAIETLRGLLLGTEIGHNGWIAIAWCVGLTALGYRWSTAQFNRDPE; from the coding sequence ATGAGCACTCCCCCGGCTCCCGCCCGCCCCACCCGCATCTCCCTCGCCGTCCGCGACTCGAACACGATGCTGCGCCGCAATCTGCTGCACGCGTGGCGCTACCCGTCCGGGACCCTGAACCTGCTGCTCACGCCGATCATGATGCTGCTGCTCTTCGTCTACATCTTCGGCGACGTGATGAGCGCGGGCATCGGTGGCGGCGGCGCGGACCGCTCCGAGTACATCGCCTATGTCGTCCCGGGCATCCTGCTGATGACCATCGGCAGCACCGTGATCGGGGCTGCCGTGTACGTCTCCATGGACATGACCGAGGGCCTCATCGCCCGCTTCCGCACGATGGCGGTCTACCGCGGTTCGGTGCTGGTCGGGCACGTCGTCGGCAGCGTGCTGCAGTCGGTCGCCAGTGTGGTCCTCGTCGGTGCCGTCGGCGTGGCCATCGGCTTCCGGTCCACGGACGCCACGGCCCTGGAGTGGCTGGCGGCGTTCGGGCTGATCGCGCTGTTCGCCCTGGCGCTCACCTGGATCGCTGTCGGGATGGGCATGGCCAGCCCCAACCCCGAGGCGGCCAGCAACATGGCCATGCCGCTGATCCTCCTGCCGCTCATCTCCAGCGCCTTCATCCCGGCCGACACGATGCCGGGCTGGTTCCAGCCGATCGCCGAGTACCAGCCGTTCACCCCGGCCATCGAGACCCTGCGCGGCCTGCTGCTCGGCACCGAGATCGGCCACAACGGGTGGATCGCGATCGCCTGGTGCGTCGGCCTGACCGCGCTCGGCTACCGCTGGTCGACGGCGCAGTTCAACCGCGACCCGGAATGA
- a CDS encoding ATP-binding protein: MKTELTFLSRVAYRGREITAPRLRGLLALLAGELRSGCSTARLVDGLWRDELPANPANALRILVSRTRSQLGADVVVSTPTGYRLALGEEQVDSSAVVRCAEAGARHARAGDHAAALASAEEGLAFWDAAPDADAAPGDPVAELRAERAPLHDSLVRSRALALARLGRRAEAVAPLTEVFAGAPRDEEVLAELLRAEAATAGPSAALARYDAYRRELRDALGTDPGAGLKAVHQELLRGGTPVARYGVPHDPNPLLGRDEDLAAVAGSLRSSRLVSIVGPGGLGKTRLAYAVSRQAEQRVVHFVSLAGVGTDADVAGEVASALGGGEAPRGGVGAYGGGADVPAGIVAALGAGPALLVLDNCEQVLRGAADLVRELVARSRDLRVLVTSRAPLGLSSEAVYQLPQLSLATSIELFEQRARASRHDVELPPDAVAKLCRHLDGLPLAVELAAARVRVLSVPEMARRLGDRFALLRGGARDAPERHRTMHAVVEWSWNLLDDDARAALRALSVFPGGFTEEAAERLLGDGGDTLYLLEQLVDQSLLKAGDTAAGIRFRMLETVREFSAARRTAAGEEESVTDRFLGWARDFGLANHDAMVGPEPMRHWARLRAEQDNLVLALRCALARQDHATTAAAGAVLACTWFIDATSFHRVLTLAADTAAPLSHYRPEARYAEVTRTLCAVCTAAPFLGYGSPRLRHLVTLRRLPPAEPDTLLRALAVVLCSLPDMRPPGYEALHELCASDAPLVAGVAECAASYLWEHEHQPERALSSARRLLAAVDAVPHPSLKLLGHSRCGELCADAGLGEEAYRHLLAALEALEHLSDQSPTTGLHRGLALACLQRGEPDEAEEWLRRVERSQPTEQTSAVATDLAAWAEIALARGLTELGLKRWRTAVQRLRWHDSPPVDPAMDAWARAIEAYAVAAHAYAGRLEPVAGLVAELEGRLRTLLADGSHPVGEIPVSGTDVLALGLARLAAGDTSAVRLLALAERMYVPQTFPTMSADRARRAAEEPGGAAYADAVSEYAALGRDGLMEAARTLIPGRG; encoded by the coding sequence GTGAAGACCGAGTTGACCTTCCTGTCGCGTGTGGCCTACCGCGGCCGGGAGATCACCGCGCCCCGACTGCGCGGGCTGCTCGCGCTCCTCGCAGGCGAGTTGCGCTCCGGTTGCAGCACCGCGCGGCTGGTGGACGGGCTGTGGCGGGACGAGCTGCCGGCCAACCCGGCCAACGCGCTGCGGATCCTGGTCTCCCGGACCCGCTCCCAACTCGGGGCCGACGTCGTCGTCAGCACCCCGACCGGCTACCGGCTGGCGCTGGGTGAGGAGCAGGTCGACAGTTCGGCGGTGGTGCGGTGCGCCGAGGCCGGCGCCCGGCACGCCCGGGCCGGGGATCATGCCGCCGCCCTGGCGAGCGCGGAGGAGGGCCTCGCCTTCTGGGACGCGGCCCCGGACGCCGACGCCGCGCCGGGCGACCCGGTGGCGGAGCTGCGGGCCGAGCGGGCACCGCTCCACGACTCCCTCGTACGCTCCCGCGCGCTCGCGCTCGCCCGGCTGGGGCGGCGGGCCGAGGCCGTGGCACCGCTGACCGAGGTCTTCGCCGGGGCGCCGCGCGACGAGGAAGTGCTGGCCGAGCTGCTGCGCGCCGAGGCGGCCACGGCCGGACCGTCGGCGGCGCTCGCCCGCTATGACGCGTACCGGCGCGAGCTCCGCGACGCTCTCGGCACCGACCCGGGCGCCGGGCTCAAGGCCGTGCATCAGGAGCTGCTGCGGGGTGGGACTCCCGTGGCCCGGTACGGGGTGCCGCACGATCCGAATCCGCTGCTGGGGCGGGACGAGGATCTCGCGGCGGTGGCCGGGTCGTTGCGCTCCTCGCGGCTGGTCTCGATCGTGGGACCCGGCGGTCTCGGCAAGACGCGGCTCGCGTACGCCGTCAGCCGCCAGGCGGAACAGCGGGTGGTGCACTTCGTCTCGCTGGCCGGAGTCGGTACGGACGCGGACGTGGCCGGCGAGGTGGCGTCGGCGCTCGGCGGTGGGGAGGCGCCGCGCGGGGGCGTCGGGGCGTACGGCGGCGGGGCGGATGTGCCCGCCGGAATCGTCGCCGCGCTCGGCGCCGGACCCGCGCTACTGGTGCTGGACAACTGCGAGCAGGTCCTCCGGGGCGCCGCCGACCTGGTACGGGAGCTGGTGGCGAGGTCCCGGGACCTGCGGGTCCTGGTCACCAGCAGGGCCCCGCTGGGGCTGAGCTCGGAAGCGGTGTACCAGCTGCCGCAGCTGAGCCTGGCCACCTCGATCGAGCTGTTCGAGCAGCGGGCCCGGGCCTCGCGCCACGATGTCGAGCTGCCGCCCGACGCGGTGGCGAAGCTGTGCCGGCATCTGGACGGGCTGCCGCTCGCCGTGGAGTTGGCGGCGGCGCGGGTACGGGTGCTGTCCGTACCCGAGATGGCCCGCCGACTCGGCGACCGGTTCGCGCTGTTGCGCGGCGGGGCCCGGGACGCACCCGAGCGGCACCGCACGATGCACGCGGTCGTGGAGTGGAGCTGGAATCTGCTGGACGACGACGCGCGTGCGGCGCTGCGGGCGCTGTCGGTCTTCCCCGGCGGCTTCACCGAAGAGGCGGCGGAACGGCTGCTGGGTGACGGCGGTGACACGCTGTACCTGCTGGAGCAGTTGGTGGACCAGTCGCTGCTGAAGGCCGGCGACACCGCGGCCGGGATCCGCTTCCGCATGCTGGAGACGGTGCGGGAGTTCAGCGCGGCCCGGCGCACGGCGGCCGGGGAGGAGGAGTCGGTCACCGACCGGTTCCTCGGCTGGGCACGGGACTTCGGACTGGCCAACCACGACGCGATGGTCGGCCCCGAGCCGATGCGGCACTGGGCGCGGCTGCGCGCGGAGCAGGACAACCTGGTGCTCGCCCTGCGGTGTGCCCTCGCCCGCCAGGACCACGCCACCACCGCGGCGGCCGGCGCGGTGCTGGCCTGCACCTGGTTCATAGACGCGACGAGCTTCCACCGGGTCCTGACCCTGGCCGCCGACACCGCGGCGCCGCTGTCGCACTACCGCCCCGAGGCCCGGTACGCCGAGGTCACCCGCACCCTCTGCGCCGTCTGCACCGCCGCCCCGTTCCTCGGATACGGCTCGCCCCGGCTGCGCCATCTCGTCACCCTGCGCCGGCTGCCGCCCGCGGAGCCGGACACGCTGCTGAGAGCGCTCGCCGTCGTGCTGTGCTCCCTTCCGGACATGCGCCCGCCCGGTTACGAGGCGCTGCACGAACTGTGCGCGAGCGACGCGCCCTTGGTGGCGGGCGTCGCCGAGTGCGCGGCCAGCTATCTCTGGGAGCACGAGCACCAGCCGGAGCGTGCGCTGTCCTCCGCCCGCCGGCTGCTCGCCGCGGTCGACGCCGTGCCCCACCCGTCGCTCAAGCTGCTCGGCCACTCCCGCTGCGGCGAGCTGTGCGCGGACGCCGGTCTCGGCGAGGAGGCGTACCGGCACCTGCTGGCGGCGCTGGAGGCCTTGGAGCACCTGAGTGACCAGTCGCCCACGACGGGCCTGCACCGCGGTCTGGCACTGGCCTGCCTGCAGCGCGGTGAGCCGGACGAGGCCGAGGAGTGGCTGCGGCGCGTGGAGCGGAGCCAGCCGACGGAACAGACCTCGGCCGTCGCGACCGACCTGGCCGCCTGGGCCGAGATCGCGCTGGCCCGCGGGCTGACCGAGCTGGGTCTCAAGCGGTGGCGGACGGCCGTTCAGCGGCTGCGGTGGCACGACTCGCCGCCCGTCGACCCGGCCATGGACGCGTGGGCGCGGGCGATCGAGGCCTACGCGGTGGCCGCGCACGCGTACGCCGGGCGGCTGGAGCCGGTCGCCGGCCTGGTGGCCGAGTTGGAGGGCCGGCTGCGTACGCTGCTCGCCGACGGCTCCCACCCGGTGGGGGAGATCCCGGTGTCCGGCACCGACGTGCTGGCCCTCGGCCTGGCCCGGCTCGCCGCGGGCGACACCTCGGCGGTGCGGCTGCTGGCGCTGGCGGAGCGGATGTACGTGCCGCAGACCTTCCCCACGATGTCCGCCGACCGTGCCCGGCGGGCCGCCGAGGAGCCCGGCGGGGCGGCGTACGCCGACGCGGTGTCGGAGTACGCCGCCCTGGGGCGGGACGGGCTGATGGAGGCGGCCCGCACACTCATTCCGGGTCGCGGTTGA
- a CDS encoding TetR/AcrR family transcriptional regulator yields the protein MPRQVDYEERRLRIAEAVCALIARSGMEAVSLRDVAAEADVSMGAVQRCFRTKEDMLLFALEHISQRVSERANQRIAATSTPQSASTLLSHTLAELALLDEESRAQAHVWLAFVSHAPASERLAAVLHEAYGKLHDLVVWLIRYGQDTEEIPPHLDAAQEAHTLLAVADGLTVHVLAGHHSPETASAVLQRHVDHLVQ from the coding sequence GTGCCCAGGCAGGTCGATTACGAGGAGCGGCGGCTGCGGATCGCGGAGGCGGTGTGCGCCCTGATCGCGCGTTCCGGGATGGAGGCCGTCAGCCTGCGGGACGTCGCCGCCGAGGCGGACGTGTCCATGGGGGCCGTGCAGCGGTGCTTCCGCACCAAGGAGGACATGCTGCTCTTCGCGCTGGAGCACATCTCACAACGCGTCAGCGAGCGCGCCAACCAGCGCATCGCCGCGACCTCCACCCCCCAGTCCGCGTCCACCCTGCTGTCGCACACGCTGGCCGAACTCGCCCTGCTGGACGAGGAGTCGAGGGCTCAGGCGCATGTGTGGCTGGCCTTCGTCAGCCACGCTCCCGCCAGCGAGAGGCTCGCCGCCGTCCTGCATGAGGCCTACGGCAAGCTCCATGATCTGGTCGTGTGGCTGATCCGATACGGCCAGGACACCGAGGAGATCCCGCCGCACCTCGACGCCGCCCAGGAGGCGCATACGCTCCTCGCCGTCGCCGACGGCCTCACCGTGCACGTCCTCGCGGGGCATCACTCGCCGGAGACGGCCTCGGCCGTTCTTCAGCGCCACGTCGATCACCTCGTGCAGTGA
- a CDS encoding Asp23/Gls24 family envelope stress response protein: MTETTQRRNTATGTGRQEGGTTQQGRRGDSAAPPEARGSTAVADVVVAKIAGMAAREIPEIHNLGGGMSRAFGAVRQRVPGGGSGVTQGVKVEVGERQAAVDLDVVVEYGAAIADTAADVRTNVINAVERMTGLEVVEVNIAVDDVHLPDEEEDEGESGQEGRRVA, translated from the coding sequence ATGACGGAGACCACACAGCGCAGAAACACCGCAACTGGGACGGGAAGGCAGGAGGGGGGCACGACACAGCAGGGCCGCCGAGGAGACAGCGCCGCTCCCCCGGAGGCACGGGGAAGCACCGCTGTCGCGGACGTGGTCGTGGCGAAGATCGCGGGCATGGCGGCCCGGGAGATCCCGGAGATCCACAACCTCGGCGGAGGCATGTCCAGGGCCTTCGGGGCCGTGCGCCAGCGCGTGCCCGGTGGGGGCAGTGGGGTCACCCAGGGGGTGAAGGTGGAGGTCGGTGAGCGCCAGGCCGCCGTCGATCTCGACGTGGTCGTCGAGTACGGCGCCGCCATCGCCGACACCGCCGCGGACGTCCGGACCAACGTCATCAACGCGGTGGAGCGGATGACCGGGCTGGAGGTCGTCGAGGTCAACATCGCCGTCGACGATGTCCATCTGCCGGACGAGGAAGAGGACGAGGGCGAGTCCGGGCAGGAGGGGCGGCGCGTGGCCTGA
- a CDS encoding AzlD domain-containing protein, with protein sequence MSDIAIPLPPTLAAMLALAAGTFLLRLSGPALRARFTLPERTDELLEISAVLLLAALAATSALTEDHVFTGPARPLGVLTGGVLAWRRAPFLAVVLAAAGTTALLRLAGVP encoded by the coding sequence GTGAGCGACATCGCCATACCCCTCCCGCCGACACTGGCGGCGATGCTCGCCCTGGCGGCCGGGACCTTCCTGCTCCGCCTCTCCGGGCCGGCCCTGCGCGCGAGATTCACGCTCCCGGAGCGCACCGACGAACTGCTGGAGATCTCGGCGGTCCTCCTGCTCGCCGCCCTGGCCGCCACGTCCGCCCTCACCGAGGACCACGTCTTCACCGGCCCCGCCCGACCGCTCGGGGTCCTGACCGGCGGGGTGCTCGCCTGGCGCAGGGCCCCGTTCCTCGCGGTCGTACTGGCGGCGGCGGGCACGACGGCACTGCTGCGGCTGGCGGGGGTCCCGTGA
- a CDS encoding AzlC family ABC transporter permease, producing the protein MRSFWRTLDGSLLRDIVLVCLAVGVIGLSYGAVAVTSGFARWFPVLMGVLVLAASSEFLFVGIIAADGSPIAALLAGLLVNARHLPFGLAVSDVLGRGWRGVLGTHLMNDETVVFALAQDEPERKRAAYWLCGLGILICWPLGAALGALLGGVVRDTDALGLDAMFPAVILALILPTLKDRLVRRTALAAAALALAGTPFLPAGLPVLLALAALPLFPVRTRKKAAR; encoded by the coding sequence ATGCGTTCGTTCTGGAGAACCCTGGACGGCTCACTGCTCCGCGACATCGTGCTGGTCTGCCTGGCAGTGGGGGTGATCGGCCTGTCCTACGGCGCCGTCGCGGTCACGTCCGGGTTCGCCCGGTGGTTCCCGGTCCTGATGGGGGTGCTCGTCCTCGCCGCCTCGTCCGAGTTCCTGTTCGTCGGGATCATCGCCGCCGACGGCAGCCCGATCGCGGCGCTGCTGGCCGGGCTGCTGGTCAACGCGCGCCATCTGCCGTTCGGTCTGGCGGTATCCGACGTCCTCGGACGGGGCTGGCGGGGAGTGCTCGGCACGCATCTCATGAACGACGAGACGGTCGTCTTCGCCCTCGCCCAGGACGAGCCGGAGCGCAAGCGGGCCGCCTACTGGCTGTGCGGCCTGGGCATCCTGATCTGCTGGCCCCTCGGTGCCGCGCTGGGCGCCCTGCTCGGCGGCGTCGTGCGGGACACCGACGCCCTCGGCCTGGACGCCATGTTCCCCGCCGTGATCCTGGCACTGATCCTGCCCACGCTGAAGGACAGGCTTGTGCGGCGCACCGCCTTGGCCGCCGCGGCCCTGGCCCTGGCCGGCACCCCGTTCCTCCCCGCGGGCCTGCCGGTCCTGCTGGCCCTGGCCGCCCTGCCCCTGTTCCCCGTCAGGACGAGGAAGAAGGCCGCACGGTGA
- a CDS encoding helix-turn-helix domain-containing protein, which produces MPDTGPAPKPPIEVIAASLRAERVRAGLSLTEVARRAGLAKSTLSQLESGTGNPSLETLWALCVALEIPFSRLVAVSRPQVQVIRAGQGPAVGSEQSDYRATLLAASPPGARRDVYGVAAEPGPQRSSAPHPPGVVEHVVISSGRALVGIADEPVELHPGDYICYPADVAHVFQALEPGTRAVLVSEHH; this is translated from the coding sequence ATGCCCGACACCGGCCCCGCCCCCAAGCCCCCGATCGAAGTGATCGCCGCGTCGCTGCGGGCGGAACGCGTCCGGGCCGGACTGTCCCTCACCGAGGTCGCCCGCCGGGCCGGGCTCGCCAAGTCCACGCTCTCCCAACTGGAGTCGGGCACCGGGAATCCGAGCCTGGAGACGCTGTGGGCGCTGTGCGTGGCCCTGGAGATTCCCTTCTCGCGGCTTGTTGCCGTGTCGCGGCCGCAGGTGCAGGTGATCCGGGCGGGACAAGGGCCGGCCGTCGGGTCCGAGCAGAGCGACTACCGGGCCACGCTCCTCGCCGCCTCACCGCCCGGGGCCCGGCGGGACGTCTACGGCGTCGCCGCCGAGCCCGGGCCGCAGCGCTCCTCGGCGCCGCACCCGCCCGGAGTCGTCGAGCATGTCGTGATCAGCTCGGGCCGGGCCCTGGTGGGCATCGCCGACGAACCGGTGGAACTCCACCCGGGCGACTACATCTGCTACCCGGCCGATGTCGCGCATGTCTTCCAGGCGCTGGAGCCCGGCACTCGTGCGGTGCTCGTCTCCGAGCACCACTGA